The sequence CGGGTTTGACGGTCAGGTCGATGCCGCGGAGCACCGGACGGCGGTCCAGGCTGACCTGGCCGCCGCTCATGGTGAAAACTGCCTGGTTGGATGTCACATGTTGCCTTTACGAGCAGCTGAGTGCCGCCTGAAGTGCGGTGAGGTTCTGGCGCATGGCGGACAGGTAGTCGCCGCTCGCCGGCTGGCTCTCGACCGGGTCCAGGACCGCGGTCTTGGCGCCGACCTCCTGGGCGAGCACCTCGGCGACCTTGGGGCTGACGAGGGTCTCGGTGAAAATCGTAGTCACTTTCTCCTGCTTGGACACTTTCGCCACTTCGGCCAGCCGGGCGGGGGAGGGCTCGGCGTCCGGGTCGAGGCCGCTGATCCCGATCTGGCGGAGCTTGTAGCGGTCGGCGAGGTAGCCGAACGCGCCGTGGCTGGTGACGATGGCCGTGGAGGCGCACTTGCTCAGCCCCCGCGTCAGCTCGCCGTCCAGGGCGCCGAGGTCGGCGGCGGTCTTGGCGGCGCGGTCCTTGTAGCCCTGGGCGTGCGCCGGGTCGGCGGCGGCGAGCTTGTCGCCGAGCATGGTCGCGACGGTCGCGAAACGGGACGGGTCGAGCCAGATGTGCGGGTCGTAGGCGACCTCGTGGCCGTGCTCCTCCTCACCCGCGTGCTCCTCCTCGCCGGCGACCGCCGGGAGGGTCTTGACCGCTGCCGCCGCGTCGAAGCCCCGGTCGGCGGCGTGCTGCTCGACCGCCTCGTCCACGGCGGGCTGCACGCCCTTGATATAGGCGACCAGGGCGGTCTTCTCCAGCCCGGCCACCTGGACGGGCGTCAGCTCCAGATCGTGCGGCTCGACGCCTGGCTTGGTCAGGCCCGTGACGGCGACGTCGGGGCCGCCCACCCGCTCGGCCAGCCACTGCAGCGGATACAAGGCCGCGGTGACGTCGGTCCTGCCTCCCGGCGCACCGCCCGGCCGGGCGGAGTCGGCTGAGCCGGAACCGCAGGCGGCGGTGGTGGCGAGAACGGTCGTGAGAGCAAGCAGACCCGCGCCACGCATGCGCATACGTCGGGAAAAGTCGGACACCATGTCCACCAGTATGCGCGTAAATGAAAACGGTTGTCAAAACCGTTCTAGAAGGCCCCGAACCGGTCGGCCGCCAGGAGCAGCAGGAAGGTGAGGAGGGCGACGCGCAGGATACGCCCCCGGGCGCCGAGCGAGGGCCACGACATGTAGGCGAGCCAGCCGACGAACCCGATCACCGGCAGCACCGCGAGGCCGCCCCAGAAGGACGGCACGGCGAAGCCGACCAGGAGCAGGACCACGAGTGCCACCGGGGCGATCCAGCGGGGAAGCTGGAACAGGAAGACGAGCGGGGCCGCGCTGCGCTTCTCGACCTTCTGCCGCAGGCCGGTCGCCCCCGGGGTGAAGAACTGCTCGCCGGGCGGGAGCGGGCGCTGTCTCCGCTGCTGGGGGCGCTGCCGGGCCAGGGGGTGTGCGGAGCGCTCGCTGCGTTTTTCGGCCACGGCCCGAGCCTAACGCCGGGACGCCCCGGGCGACATGCTCCGTCGCCCCCGGCCGGCGCGTGCCGCACCCGGGCTCACGCCCGCCCGCCGGTGCCGGCGGGCCGGGGCGACGCCGGAAGCGGGGAGGACGGCGGGCTCTGACATGCTGTCCGGATGCTTGCTCTCATCCGTTACTCGGTGCCCTCCGGCCAGACCGGGGAGTTCCTTGCCCAGGCGCATGACATCCTCGACACCCTGGCCGGGCAGCCCGGCTACGTGCGCGGCCGCGTGACCCGCTCGGTGGACGAGCCGGAGCTGTGGGCGCTGGTCAGTGAGTGGGAGGGGGCGGGGTTCTACCGGCGCGCGCTGGGGGCCGCGCGGATGGCGATGTATCCGCTGATGACGTTGATGATCAACGAGCCGAGCGCCTACGAGGACGTGGACCGTCCCTGACCGGTCCTCCCCGGAGTGGACCGTTCCCGGGCGGCCTCCGCCGGGCGGGGCGGCGTGGTGGTTCATGCGCGCGTCCCGCCCGTCCGACTCCCCTAAGCTGGGAACTCAATCATTCCTCGCCGACCTCCAGCCGGATGGAGATTTTCCCTTATGGCACGCCGTACGGACATCATGGACACCATCGTCAGCCTCGCCAAGCGACGTGGCCTTGTCTATCCCTCCAGCGAGATCTACGGCGGCCTGCGCGCCTCATGGGACTACGGGCCGCTGGGCGTGGAGCTCAAGAGCAACGTGAAGCGGCAGTGGTGGAAGAGCATGGTGCAGGGCCGTGACGACGTGGTCGGCCTTGACTCCTCGGTGATCCTGGCCCGTGAGGTGTGGCAGGCCAGCGGCCACGTGGACACCTTCACCGACCCGCTGACCGAGTGCCAGGCGTGCCACAAGCGCTACCGCGCCGACCACCTCGAAGAGGCCTACGAGGAGAAGCACGGCAAGCCGGCGGTCAACGGCCTGGCCGACATCACCTGCCCCAACTGCGGCAACAAGGGCTCCTTCACCGCGCCCAAGCAGTTCAGCGGCCTGCTGAAGACCTATCTCGGCGCGGTCGAGGACGAGTCCGGCCTGGCCTACCTCCGGCCGGAGACCGCCCAGGGCATCTTCATCAACTACCTCAACGTGCAGCAGTCCGCGCGCAAGAAGATCCCGTTCGGCATCGGCCAGATCGGCAAGTCGTTCCGCAACGAGATCACCCCGGGCAACTTCATCTTCCGCACCCGCGAGTTCGAGCAGATGGAGATGGAGTTCTTCGTCAAGCCGGGCACCGACGAGGAGTGGCACCAGTACTGGATCGACGAGCGCTTCCGCTGGTACACCGACCTGGGCATCAGCCAGGACAACCTCCGCATCTACGAGCACCCGCAGGAGAAGCTGTCCCACTACTCCAAGCGGACCGTCGACATCGAGTACCGCTTCAACTTCACCGGCAGCGAGTGGGGCGAGCTGGAGGGCGTCGCCAACCGCACCGACTTCGACCTGACCGCGCACGGCAAGGCCTCCGGCACCGACCTCAGCTTCTTCGAGCAGGACACCGGTGAGCGCTACGTCCCGTACGTGATCGAGCCGGCCGCCGGTGTCGACCGCGCCACCCTCACCTTCCTGCTCGACGCCTACACCGAGGACGAGGCGCCCAACGCCAAGGGCGTCATGGAGAAGCGGACGGTCATGCGGCTGGACCACCGTCTCGCGCCGGTCAAGGTCGCCGTTCTCCCGCTGTCGCGCAACGCCGATCTGTCGCCGAAGGCCAAGGACCTGGCCGCCCAGCTCCGCCGCCGGTGGAACGTCGAGTTCGACGACGCGGGCGCGATCGGCCGCCGCTACCGCCGCCAGGACGAGATCGGCACGCCGTTCTGCATCACCGTCGACTTCGACACCCTCGACGACCAGGCGGTGACCATCCGCGAGCGCGACTCGATGGCCCAGGAGCGCGTGGCCCTCGACCAGGTGGAGGCCTACCTCCGCCAGCACCTCAACGACTGACGACCGCTCCTTCCGACCGACGACGGCCGGCGACCCCGCGGGGGGCCGCCGGCCGTCGCTTTTCCGCTGCGGCCGGCGGCCCGGGGCGCCTTGTACACCATGGCTTGAACCTCCGGTGAACGCGCCTGAATGCTGAGACAATTGGTTTATACCAATTGGTTTATACCAATTCTTGGGGCGGCCGATATCGCGGTTGTTTTGACTCCGATTTGAATTGGATTAGACCGCTATGTGGGCATTGACGTGCGCAAACGCAGGGTGTCCGGTTGTGTGACGTTTCATCGGCTTATTCGTCGGTAGAGTCCGAAGGGAGGCGGAACCACGCGTCGTTTGAAGTCGCAGAAGGAGCAACCGTGCCCAAGTACGTTTACGACTTCACCGAGGGCAACAAAGATCTCAAGGATCTGCTCGGCGGTAAGGGGGCCAACCTGGCCGAGATGACCAATCTCGGGTTGCCGGTGCCCCCCGGCTTCACCATCACCACCGACGCGTGCCGCCGGTTCCTCGAAGACGGCACGCTCCCCGACGGGCTGGAGGAGGAGGTCTCCCTGCACCTGGCCGCGCTGGAGGAGCAGATGGGCCGCCGCCTGGGCCAGGCCGACGACCCGCTGCTGGTGAGCGTGCGCTCCGGGGCGAAGTTCTCCATGCCCGGCATGATGGACACCGTCCTCAACATCGGGCTCAACGACGAGTCGGTGCACGGCCTGGCCAAGCAGGCCGGCGGCAACGAGCGCTTCGCCTGGGACTCCTACCGGCGTCTCATCCAGATGTTCGGCAAGACCGTTCAGGGCATCGAGGCCGCGCTGTTCGACGACGCCCTTGAGGAGATCAAGAACGGCCGCGACGACCTGGAGCTGGAGGCGGCCGACTTCCAGCGGCTCGTCGAGACCTACAAGGGCGTCGTCCGGGCCCAGACCGGACAGGACTTCCCCGCCGACCCGCACCAGCAGATGCGCATGGCCGTCAAGGCGGTCTTCGACTCCTGGAACGCCCCTCGCGCCATCCTCTACCGCCGCCAGGAGCGCATCCCCGCCGACCTCGGCACGGCGGTCAACATCTGCTCGATGGTCTTCGGCAACTGCGGCATGGACTCCGGCACGGGCGTGGCCTTCACCCGTGACCCCGGCAGCGGTCACCAGGGCGTCTACGGCGACTACCTGCAGAACGCCCAGGGCGAGGACGTGGTCGCGGGCATCCGCAACACCATGTCGCTGCAGGAGCTGGAGGGCATCGACAAGCCCGTCTACGACGAGCTCATGCAGATCATGGAGAAGCTGGAGAACCACTACCGCGACCTGTGCGACATCGAGTTCACGGTCGAGCGCGGCAAGCTCTGGATGCTCCAGACCCGCGTGGGCAAGCGGACGGCGGGCGCCGCGTTCCGCATCGCCGTACAGCTCGCCGACCAGGGCCTGATCGACCTCGACGAGGCCGTGACCCGCGTCACCGGCGCCCAGCTCGCCCAGCTCATGTTCCCGCGTTTCGGCAGAGATGCGGACAGCACGAAGATCACCACGGGGATGAACGCCTCCCCGGGGGCGGCCGTCGGCAAGGCCGTCTTCTCCTCCGAGCGGGCCGTCGAACTCGCCGCCCGGGGCGAGGCCGTCATCCTGGTCCGCCACGAGACCAACCCCGACGACCTGTCGGGCATGATCGCCGCCCAGGGCGTCCTGACGAGCCGCGGCGGCAAGACCTCGCACGCGGCCGTGGTCGCCCGCGGCATGGGCAAGACCTGCGTCTGCGGTGCCGAGGAGCTGGAGGTCTCCGCCAAGGAGCGCAGGTTCACCGCCCCCGGCGGCGTCGTCGTCTCCGAGGGGGACGTCATCTCCATCGACGGCTCCAGCGGCGCCGTCTACCTCGGCGAGGTGCCCGTGGTCGCCTCCCCGGTCGTGGAGTACTTCGAGGGCGCGCTCGACCAGGACGACGAGCTCGTCCGGGCCGTGCACCGCATCATGAGCCACGCCGACGCCTCCCGGCGGCTGGACGTGCGGGCCAACGCCGACAACGCCGAGGACGCCGCCCGCGCCCGCCGGTTCGGCGCCCAGGGGATCGGGCTGTGCCGTACCGAGCACATGTTCCTCGGCGACCGCCGCCAGCTCGTCGAGGACCTGGTCCTGGCCACCTCCCCGCAGGAGCGGGAGCGGGCGCTGGCCGCGCTGGAGCCGCTGCAGAAGGCGGACTTCACCGAGATCTTCCAGGCGATGGAGGGCCTGCCCGTCACGATCCGCCTGATCGACCCGCCGCTGCACGAGTTCCTGCCCGACCATACCGAGCTGTCGGTGAAGGTCGCCCTCGCCGGCGAGGGGGCCGACGACAAGGACCGCAGGCTGCTGGCGGCGGTCAAGCGCCTGCACGAGCAGAACCCGATGCTGGGCCTGCGCGGTGTACGGCTCGGCCTGGTCATCCCTGGCCTGTTCGCCATGCAGGTCCGGGCGATCGCCGAGGCGGCCAGTGCCGTCCCCGGCGCCCGCGCGGAGATCATGATCCCGCTCGTCGCCGCCGTCCAGGAGCTGGAGACCGTCAAGGACGAGGCGCGGGCGATCCTCGCCGAGGTCGGCGTCGAGGCCCTGGTCGGCACGATGATCGAAGTGCCGCGGGCGGCGCTGACCGCCGGGCAGATCGCCGAGGCCGCGGAGTTCTTCTCCTTCGGCACCAACGACCTGACCCAGATGACCTGGGGTTTCTCCCGGGACGACGTCGAGGCCGCGTTCTTCTCCAAGTATCTGGAGCTGGGCGTCTTCGGTGTCTCGCCG comes from Streptosporangium roseum DSM 43021 and encodes:
- the ppdK gene encoding pyruvate, phosphate dikinase, with the protein product MPKYVYDFTEGNKDLKDLLGGKGANLAEMTNLGLPVPPGFTITTDACRRFLEDGTLPDGLEEEVSLHLAALEEQMGRRLGQADDPLLVSVRSGAKFSMPGMMDTVLNIGLNDESVHGLAKQAGGNERFAWDSYRRLIQMFGKTVQGIEAALFDDALEEIKNGRDDLELEAADFQRLVETYKGVVRAQTGQDFPADPHQQMRMAVKAVFDSWNAPRAILYRRQERIPADLGTAVNICSMVFGNCGMDSGTGVAFTRDPGSGHQGVYGDYLQNAQGEDVVAGIRNTMSLQELEGIDKPVYDELMQIMEKLENHYRDLCDIEFTVERGKLWMLQTRVGKRTAGAAFRIAVQLADQGLIDLDEAVTRVTGAQLAQLMFPRFGRDADSTKITTGMNASPGAAVGKAVFSSERAVELAARGEAVILVRHETNPDDLSGMIAAQGVLTSRGGKTSHAAVVARGMGKTCVCGAEELEVSAKERRFTAPGGVVVSEGDVISIDGSSGAVYLGEVPVVASPVVEYFEGALDQDDELVRAVHRIMSHADASRRLDVRANADNAEDAARARRFGAQGIGLCRTEHMFLGDRRQLVEDLVLATSPQERERALAALEPLQKADFTEIFQAMEGLPVTIRLIDPPLHEFLPDHTELSVKVALAGEGADDKDRRLLAAVKRLHEQNPMLGLRGVRLGLVIPGLFAMQVRAIAEAASAVPGARAEIMIPLVAAVQELETVKDEARAILAEVGVEALVGTMIEVPRAALTAGQIAEAAEFFSFGTNDLTQMTWGFSRDDVEAAFFSKYLELGVFGVSPFESLDRDGVGRLVRIAAEEGRRTRPDLKLGICGEHGGDPDSIHFCHQAGLDYVSCSPFRIPVARLEAGRAALVCEGSDTR
- a CDS encoding metal ABC transporter substrate-binding protein; translated protein: MVSDFSRRMRMRGAGLLALTTVLATTAACGSGSADSARPGGAPGGRTDVTAALYPLQWLAERVGGPDVAVTGLTKPGVEPHDLELTPVQVAGLEKTALVAYIKGVQPAVDEAVEQHAADRGFDAAAAVKTLPAVAGEEEHAGEEEHGHEVAYDPHIWLDPSRFATVATMLGDKLAAADPAHAQGYKDRAAKTAADLGALDGELTRGLSKCASTAIVTSHGAFGYLADRYKLRQIGISGLDPDAEPSPARLAEVAKVSKQEKVTTIFTETLVSPKVAEVLAQEVGAKTAVLDPVESQPASGDYLSAMRQNLTALQAALSCS
- a CDS encoding glycine--tRNA ligase; amino-acid sequence: MARRTDIMDTIVSLAKRRGLVYPSSEIYGGLRASWDYGPLGVELKSNVKRQWWKSMVQGRDDVVGLDSSVILAREVWQASGHVDTFTDPLTECQACHKRYRADHLEEAYEEKHGKPAVNGLADITCPNCGNKGSFTAPKQFSGLLKTYLGAVEDESGLAYLRPETAQGIFINYLNVQQSARKKIPFGIGQIGKSFRNEITPGNFIFRTREFEQMEMEFFVKPGTDEEWHQYWIDERFRWYTDLGISQDNLRIYEHPQEKLSHYSKRTVDIEYRFNFTGSEWGELEGVANRTDFDLTAHGKASGTDLSFFEQDTGERYVPYVIEPAAGVDRATLTFLLDAYTEDEAPNAKGVMEKRTVMRLDHRLAPVKVAVLPLSRNADLSPKAKDLAAQLRRRWNVEFDDAGAIGRRYRRQDEIGTPFCITVDFDTLDDQAVTIRERDSMAQERVALDQVEAYLRQHLND
- a CDS encoding antibiotic biosynthesis monooxygenase family protein; the encoded protein is MLALIRYSVPSGQTGEFLAQAHDILDTLAGQPGYVRGRVTRSVDEPELWALVSEWEGAGFYRRALGAARMAMYPLMTLMINEPSAYEDVDRP
- a CDS encoding DUF6703 family protein, which translates into the protein MAEKRSERSAHPLARQRPQQRRQRPLPPGEQFFTPGATGLRQKVEKRSAAPLVFLFQLPRWIAPVALVVLLLVGFAVPSFWGGLAVLPVIGFVGWLAYMSWPSLGARGRILRVALLTFLLLLAADRFGAF